One genomic window of Thermorudis peleae includes the following:
- a CDS encoding GAF domain-containing sensor histidine kinase has translation MHVEHTPVSFPPERQLQRLRWAGVAIPALGVTTALVIGYVLEQQIRIAWLAWTVAGCLLWLGIVLFAATMFNTITTLQRAIIAQHNELAALHEAGLAMMAELDLPAVLQDVVDRARALVDAQYGLLVTHETPNGPLVTVTSGYPVDEPCDLPTLPSHGILDRVFHHGEPLLINDLSAYPGTRNFPEGHPVMQQLLGVPIRRGDVSIAALYLADRRDGTPFTQRDLERLSRFATIAGLAIMNAQLHRQITTFAVAAERERIAREMHDSLAQVLGYVMTKAAAVQELLRQEGRQADAERQLQQLADAARAAYADVREAILALRTGLSESSLADALRAYGERWQEQSGIQFTLDFALDPADLERLSPMAELQLLRIVQEALTNIRKHAHATLATVRFVREGDFLVVTVQDDGQGFDPSSLSRTDYPRFGLATMRERAEAVGGELQLHSVLGEGTTVTVRLPLGTRAIMREASHARPHR, from the coding sequence ATGCACGTTGAGCACACACCAGTGTCGTTCCCACCAGAGCGTCAGCTGCAGCGCTTGCGCTGGGCCGGTGTTGCCATCCCAGCGCTCGGTGTCACAACAGCGCTGGTGATCGGCTATGTGCTTGAACAGCAGATTCGCATCGCTTGGCTTGCCTGGACTGTTGCCGGTTGCCTGCTCTGGCTTGGGATCGTCCTGTTCGCTGCCACAATGTTCAACACGATCACGACATTGCAACGCGCCATCATTGCACAACACAACGAACTTGCAGCACTTCACGAAGCTGGACTCGCCATGATGGCTGAGCTGGATTTGCCAGCTGTGCTGCAGGACGTGGTCGACCGCGCGCGAGCGCTCGTTGATGCGCAATACGGCCTGCTTGTTACTCATGAAACACCGAACGGGCCGCTGGTGACCGTGACCAGTGGCTATCCTGTGGACGAGCCGTGTGACCTTCCCACGCTGCCGTCGCACGGCATCCTCGATCGAGTTTTTCACCACGGCGAGCCGCTTCTCATCAACGATCTTTCGGCTTACCCAGGTACCCGCAATTTTCCGGAAGGACATCCGGTCATGCAGCAATTGTTGGGGGTACCGATTCGACGTGGGGACGTGAGCATTGCCGCGCTGTATCTCGCCGATCGCCGTGATGGCACGCCGTTCACGCAGCGCGACCTTGAGCGGCTCAGCCGCTTTGCCACCATTGCCGGGCTTGCGATTATGAACGCGCAGCTCCATCGTCAGATAACAACCTTCGCAGTTGCAGCAGAACGGGAGCGAATTGCCCGTGAGATGCACGATAGCCTTGCGCAAGTGCTAGGATACGTCATGACCAAAGCTGCCGCTGTACAGGAACTGCTGCGCCAGGAAGGGCGACAAGCTGATGCCGAACGGCAGCTGCAGCAACTCGCCGACGCCGCGCGTGCTGCCTACGCCGATGTACGGGAGGCGATTTTGGCCCTGCGTACCGGGCTGAGTGAATCGTCCTTGGCCGATGCGTTGCGGGCATATGGTGAACGCTGGCAAGAGCAAAGTGGAATCCAGTTCACCCTCGACTTTGCCCTTGATCCAGCAGATCTTGAGCGGCTCTCGCCCATGGCAGAGTTGCAACTCTTGCGGATCGTCCAGGAAGCGTTGACAAACATCCGCAAGCATGCGCACGCGACCCTTGCCACCGTCCGCTTCGTGCGCGAGGGTGATTTTCTCGTGGTTACAGTCCAGGATGATGGCCAAGGCTTTGATCCCAGCAGCCTGAGCCGAACAGACTATCCACGCTTTGGGCTGGCAACGATGCGAGAACGCGCCGAAGCTGTCGGTGGAGAACTGCAACTCCATTCTGTGCTTGGGGAAGGCACAACGGTGACAGTTCGGCTCCCACTCGGTACACGCGCAATCATGAGGGAGGCAAGCCATGCGCGTCCTCATCGCTGA
- a CDS encoding response regulator produces MRVLIADDHALFRDGLRSLLEARGISVVGEARNGREALELARVYRPDIVLMDLTMPEVDGLTATRLLTAELPDVRVVVLTASDDESDLFEAIKSGAQGYLLKNLDAEEFFRALDAVMAGEPVLTPRLARNLLREMAREKKADDPTALTDREREILELMVQGVTSNKELAERLYISENTVKYHLKNILQKLHLENRAQAIAYALRTGLVKAPAQKPGEKTD; encoded by the coding sequence ATGCGCGTCCTCATCGCTGACGACCATGCGCTCTTTCGTGATGGCCTGCGCAGTTTACTTGAGGCTCGCGGGATTAGCGTCGTCGGCGAGGCACGGAATGGGCGTGAGGCACTTGAGCTTGCCCGCGTATACCGCCCAGATATCGTACTGATGGACTTGACCATGCCTGAGGTTGATGGGTTGACAGCGACGCGACTGCTGACAGCCGAACTGCCCGACGTCCGTGTGGTCGTCCTCACTGCCTCGGACGATGAATCAGATCTATTTGAAGCGATCAAGTCAGGGGCGCAAGGGTATCTTCTCAAAAATCTCGACGCTGAGGAATTCTTCCGTGCACTCGACGCGGTCATGGCTGGGGAGCCAGTCCTCACGCCTCGGCTCGCGCGCAACCTCTTACGCGAGATGGCACGCGAGAAGAAAGCGGATGATCCAACAGCGCTCACTGACCGAGAACGGGAAATCCTCGAGTTGATGGTGCAAGGCGTGACCTCGAACAAAGAACTGGCGGAACGCCTCTATATCAGTGAAAATACGGTAAAGTACCATCTCAAAAACATCTTGCAGAAGCTTCACCTCGAAAACCGGGCTCAAGCCATCGCGTATGCGCTTCGCACTGGCCTCGTGAAGGCTCCTGCCCAAAAGCCAGGGGAAAAGACAGACTGA
- the nirK gene encoding copper-containing nitrite reductase, with translation MAAILNVAELSSKGLSRRQVLQRLAALGIALPAVASTVAACNEQQPTVTAQTQPTMAGMAHTQTAPSGAGQAAATTAVSGLSRLPLPAVAPPVGKREPQLVRVELETREVQALIDDNVGFTFFTFNGTVPGPMIRVRQGDTVELTIKNHPANKTPHNIDLHAVTGPGGGAKYSVVLPGQSATFRFKALHPGVFVYHCAVPPVPMHISSGMYGLIVVEPPEGLPPVDREFYVMQGDFYLTGTRGQPGLYTFSLDKCLAEQPDYVVFNGSVGSLSGDRALQAKVRETVRIFFGNGGVNLTSSFHIIGEIFDRVALEAGTIWSEHVQTTTVPPGGATIVELRLDYPGDYVLVDHALGRMMKGAMGVLHVEGPADSEIFQVVTPGTNLPSGH, from the coding sequence ATGGCGGCGATCCTTAACGTAGCAGAGCTCAGCAGCAAGGGCCTCAGCCGTCGCCAGGTACTGCAGCGGCTAGCAGCGCTCGGCATTGCCCTTCCGGCCGTGGCCAGCACAGTCGCCGCGTGCAATGAGCAGCAGCCGACGGTAACTGCACAAACGCAGCCGACAATGGCAGGGATGGCCCATACGCAGACGGCACCCTCCGGAGCAGGACAAGCAGCAGCCACCACAGCCGTGAGTGGGCTCAGCCGGTTACCGCTCCCAGCCGTTGCGCCGCCGGTCGGCAAACGCGAGCCGCAGCTAGTTCGCGTTGAGCTCGAGACGCGAGAAGTGCAGGCCTTAATCGACGACAACGTTGGATTTACCTTCTTCACTTTCAACGGTACCGTGCCGGGCCCCATGATCCGGGTCCGCCAGGGCGATACCGTTGAACTCACCATCAAGAATCACCCGGCGAACAAGACGCCACACAACATCGACCTGCATGCTGTGACAGGGCCTGGCGGTGGCGCCAAATACTCGGTTGTGCTGCCTGGCCAATCAGCAACCTTCCGGTTCAAGGCACTACACCCTGGCGTCTTCGTCTACCATTGCGCGGTTCCGCCCGTGCCGATGCACATTTCAAGCGGCATGTATGGACTGATTGTCGTCGAGCCACCGGAAGGGCTACCACCGGTTGATCGCGAATTCTACGTGATGCAGGGCGACTTCTACCTCACTGGAACACGCGGGCAGCCGGGCCTGTACACCTTCTCCCTGGACAAATGCTTGGCCGAACAGCCGGACTACGTTGTGTTCAACGGCTCGGTCGGTTCCTTGAGCGGGGATCGTGCCTTGCAGGCCAAGGTCAGAGAAACCGTACGGATCTTCTTCGGCAACGGCGGCGTTAACTTGACATCGAGCTTCCACATCATCGGCGAAATTTTTGACCGTGTCGCCCTCGAAGCTGGCACTATCTGGTCCGAGCATGTGCAGACGACAACCGTTCCGCCAGGCGGCGCGACGATCGTTGAGTTGCGTCTCGATTACCCAGGTGACTATGTCCTGGTGGACCACGCCCTTGGCCGCATGATGAAGGGCGCCATGGGTGTACTGCATGTCGAAGGGCCAGCAGACTCTGAAATCTTCCAGGTGGTTACTCCTGGCACCAATCTCCCAAGTGGCCACTGA
- the leuB gene encoding 3-isopropylmalate dehydrogenase — protein sequence MSELRLLVLPGDGIGPEVLAEAQAVLEQACHALGLAVRFQEDRIGGAAIDADGVPLREDTIETARQSDAVLLGAVGGPKWDHLPKATRPEAGLLGLRKALGLFANLRPVKVFDALADRTPLKPEIVRGVDLLIVRELTGGLYFGEPSFVARDAGARHAVDTLPYTEHEISRVVRLACELAQARRGKLTSVDKANVLNTSQLWREIATEVASHYPGITLEHALVDSCAMRLISRPRDFDVLVMENLFGDILSDEAAVLAGSLGMLPSASLHGEPPTRPGTVARRFGLYEPVHGSAPDIAGKGIANPIGAILSVAMLLRWTLDRADVAQAVEDAVAAVLDEGARTADLAGPGERALSTQQFGELVRQALADRLVRLVPQQR from the coding sequence ATGAGCGAGCTTCGTCTCCTTGTATTGCCAGGCGACGGCATCGGGCCGGAGGTGCTCGCCGAAGCCCAAGCGGTCTTAGAGCAAGCATGTCACGCGTTAGGGCTGGCGGTTCGTTTCCAAGAAGACCGTATCGGGGGCGCGGCAATTGATGCTGACGGTGTGCCGTTGCGCGAAGACACAATTGAGACTGCCCGTCAATCGGACGCGGTCTTACTTGGCGCCGTTGGTGGGCCGAAGTGGGATCATCTGCCGAAAGCGACCCGCCCTGAGGCTGGCCTGCTTGGTCTGCGGAAGGCGCTCGGGCTGTTTGCAAACTTGCGCCCGGTGAAGGTCTTCGATGCGCTTGCCGATCGTACCCCCCTGAAACCCGAGATCGTGCGTGGTGTCGATTTACTGATTGTCCGCGAGCTTACGGGCGGTCTCTACTTTGGCGAGCCGTCATTCGTCGCCCGTGATGCGGGCGCGCGCCATGCGGTTGATACGCTGCCATACACCGAGCACGAAATTTCCCGTGTCGTGCGCCTTGCCTGCGAACTCGCCCAGGCGCGGCGTGGCAAGTTGACGAGCGTTGACAAAGCTAATGTCTTGAATACATCACAGCTTTGGCGCGAAATCGCGACAGAAGTCGCGTCGCACTATCCCGGAATCACGCTTGAGCATGCGCTCGTCGACTCATGTGCCATGCGCCTGATCAGTCGGCCCAGAGACTTTGATGTCCTGGTAATGGAAAACTTGTTTGGTGACATTCTGAGTGATGAAGCCGCGGTACTCGCTGGTTCGCTTGGCATGTTGCCGTCAGCGAGCCTGCATGGCGAGCCGCCGACGCGCCCCGGGACCGTTGCCCGCCGTTTTGGGCTGTACGAGCCAGTCCATGGCTCTGCGCCGGATATCGCCGGCAAAGGAATCGCCAACCCAATCGGTGCGATCCTCAGTGTTGCCATGCTCTTGCGCTGGACGCTTGATCGCGCTGATGTGGCGCAGGCCGTTGAAGATGCTGTCGCTGCTGTTCTCGATGAAGGAGCGCGGACAGCGGATCTCGCTGGGCCGGGGGAGCGAGCGCTTTCTACACAGCAGTTTGGCGAACTTGTCCGTCAGGCATTAGCCGATCGTCTTGTGCGGTTGGTTCCGCAACAGCGTTAG
- the leuD gene encoding 3-isopropylmalate dehydratase small subunit, producing MAIRGRVWKFGDNIDTDVIIPARYLVTIDPAELAAHVMEDIDPEFASKVQPGDIIVAGRNFGCGSSREHAPIAIKAAGVQAVVAESFARIFFRNAINIGLPVIEAPEAVAETETGDVIEIDTEAGTVTNTRTGKTYKATQYDEFIQQIIHAGGLMAAVAERLKARQHAS from the coding sequence ATGGCAATTCGTGGACGCGTGTGGAAGTTCGGTGACAACATCGACACTGACGTGATCATCCCAGCTCGCTACCTCGTCACCATTGATCCAGCAGAGCTGGCTGCTCACGTCATGGAAGACATTGACCCAGAATTTGCGAGCAAGGTGCAGCCCGGCGACATTATTGTCGCCGGGCGGAACTTCGGCTGCGGCTCCTCGCGCGAGCATGCACCGATCGCGATTAAAGCGGCTGGCGTACAGGCCGTGGTCGCGGAATCCTTCGCCCGGATCTTCTTCCGCAATGCGATCAACATTGGCTTGCCAGTCATTGAGGCACCGGAGGCGGTTGCTGAGACCGAAACTGGTGATGTGATCGAAATTGACACAGAAGCTGGAACGGTAACGAACACGCGAACCGGCAAGACCTATAAGGCGACGCAGTACGACGAATTTATTCAGCAGATTATTCACGCTGGCGGGCTGATGGCCGCAGTGGCTGAGCGGCTGAAGGCGAGGCAGCACGCCTCATGA
- the leuC gene encoding 3-isopropylmalate dehydratase large subunit: MGMTMAEKILARAAGRSKVEPGDIVEVAVDLIMLNDITAPLSIAELQKVGVDRIFDPKKVVFVPDHFVPAKDIKAAEQAKIMREFALAQGAIYFEIGRAGIEHVVLPENGLTLPGMVIIGGDSHTCTYGAFNCFATGMGSTDIAAAMALGTTWMRVPPTIKFVYKGTLPPDVGGKDLILYTIGQIGVDGALYACMEFTGPVIDALPVDDRITMANMAIEAGAKTGIFGFDEKTREWLAKVTDKPYEPVESDPDAKYAQVIEFDVSNLRPLVALPHLPSNVYPADDVGDLPIDQVVIGSCTNGRLSDLRIAAEILKGRQVHPRVRCIVIPGSQEVAKQATKEGLDEIFLEAGAVFSTSTCGPCLGGYMGVLAKGERCVSTTNRNFRGRMGHRDAEIILAGPAVAAASAVLGRVASPAQLN; the protein is encoded by the coding sequence ATGGGTATGACAATGGCGGAAAAAATCCTGGCTCGCGCCGCTGGCCGTAGTAAGGTCGAGCCAGGGGATATCGTCGAGGTCGCAGTTGACCTCATCATGCTCAACGACATCACTGCCCCACTCTCCATCGCCGAATTGCAGAAGGTCGGTGTTGATCGCATCTTTGATCCCAAGAAAGTGGTCTTTGTGCCGGATCATTTCGTCCCGGCCAAAGACATTAAAGCTGCTGAGCAGGCCAAGATCATGCGGGAATTTGCCCTTGCTCAGGGGGCGATCTACTTTGAAATCGGTCGCGCTGGCATCGAACACGTTGTCCTGCCTGAAAATGGCCTTACCCTGCCAGGCATGGTCATTATCGGCGGTGATTCCCACACCTGCACCTATGGAGCGTTCAATTGCTTTGCCACGGGTATGGGCTCAACGGACATCGCCGCTGCGATGGCGCTTGGAACAACATGGATGCGCGTGCCGCCGACAATCAAGTTCGTCTACAAGGGCACGCTCCCGCCGGATGTCGGCGGCAAGGATCTCATCCTCTATACCATTGGTCAAATCGGTGTCGATGGCGCGCTCTATGCCTGCATGGAGTTCACCGGCCCAGTCATTGATGCGTTGCCGGTCGATGACCGCATTACGATGGCCAATATGGCGATCGAGGCTGGGGCAAAGACTGGCATCTTCGGTTTTGACGAAAAGACCCGCGAATGGCTTGCGAAGGTGACCGATAAGCCGTATGAGCCAGTGGAAAGCGACCCCGATGCCAAGTACGCCCAGGTGATTGAATTCGATGTCTCAAATCTGCGACCACTCGTTGCGCTGCCGCACTTGCCGTCGAATGTCTACCCGGCCGATGACGTTGGCGATCTGCCGATTGACCAGGTCGTCATTGGCTCGTGCACGAATGGTCGCCTCAGTGACCTGCGCATCGCGGCGGAAATTTTGAAAGGACGGCAAGTTCACCCACGTGTGCGTTGCATCGTCATCCCCGGTAGCCAGGAGGTAGCAAAGCAGGCCACCAAAGAAGGTCTGGATGAGATCTTCCTTGAGGCTGGCGCAGTCTTCTCGACCTCGACCTGTGGCCCCTGCCTCGGCGGCTACATGGGCGTCTTGGCCAAGGGTGAGCGATGCGTCTCGACAACCAACCGCAATTTCCGTGGTCGCATGGGCCATCGTGATGCGGAAATCATTCTGGCCGGACCAGCAGTTGCGGCTGCCAGCGCCGTGCTCGGGCGCGTTGCCTCGCCAGCCCAGCTTAATTAG
- a CDS encoding 2-isopropylmalate synthase, translating to MTERLIVFDTTLRDGEQSPGATMTEDEKIEVARQLVKLGVDVIEAGFPAASPGDLAAVARIAREVKGVVVCGLARANDADIDAAWEALRFAESPRIHTFIATSPIHMEYKLRKTPDEVVELAYAAVARARRYVSDVEFSAEDATRSDPDFLCRIFATAIQAGATTINIPDTVGYATPEEFAQLVRFIIEHTPGIERVVVSAHCHNDLGLATANTLAAVQAGARQVEVTINGIGERAGNTALEEVVMALHTRRDYYGGILPRIVTEQLVPTSKLVQRITGIHVQPNKAIVGANAFAHEAGIHQDGMLKHRATYEIMTPQSVGWEASRLVLGKHSGRAGFTARLRELGYGDLPRERVEELYQRFIALCDRKKTVTDADLIAIVEEQLSQVPERYQLLGWRAHSGSDGRAEAWVKLKVDGQEREASATGNGQIDALFKAIDRLVGHQCELEAFHIEAVTPGEDAQGEVSVRLRCGEAVYNGRGVATDIIEAGIKAYLMALNRSALVTTEVRR from the coding sequence ATGACAGAGCGCTTGATTGTCTTCGATACAACGCTGCGTGACGGCGAGCAGTCGCCCGGCGCAACGATGACGGAAGACGAGAAGATTGAGGTTGCGCGGCAGTTGGTGAAGCTTGGCGTTGATGTCATTGAAGCTGGATTCCCCGCTGCCTCACCAGGCGATCTCGCGGCTGTCGCGCGCATCGCGCGCGAGGTCAAAGGCGTGGTTGTCTGTGGCCTGGCGCGCGCCAATGATGCCGATATTGACGCGGCGTGGGAAGCTTTGCGTTTTGCTGAATCGCCGCGCATTCACACGTTCATCGCCACGTCGCCCATTCACATGGAGTACAAACTGCGCAAGACTCCCGATGAAGTTGTTGAGCTCGCCTACGCGGCCGTCGCTCGTGCCCGTCGCTATGTCAGTGATGTCGAGTTCTCGGCCGAAGATGCGACTCGCAGTGACCCGGACTTCCTCTGCCGGATCTTCGCCACGGCGATCCAAGCTGGCGCAACCACGATCAATATCCCTGACACCGTGGGCTATGCAACACCTGAGGAGTTCGCTCAACTTGTCCGCTTCATCATCGAGCATACGCCGGGCATCGAGCGTGTCGTCGTGAGCGCGCACTGCCACAATGACCTTGGTTTAGCAACGGCCAATACACTCGCTGCGGTGCAAGCTGGCGCTCGTCAGGTTGAGGTCACGATCAATGGCATTGGTGAGCGTGCGGGTAACACTGCGCTCGAGGAAGTCGTGATGGCGCTGCATACCCGCCGTGACTACTATGGCGGCATCTTGCCGCGGATTGTTACTGAGCAACTGGTGCCGACGAGCAAACTTGTCCAACGGATCACCGGTATTCACGTCCAGCCCAACAAGGCCATCGTTGGCGCCAACGCCTTTGCGCATGAGGCAGGCATTCACCAAGACGGCATGCTCAAGCACCGAGCGACCTACGAGATCATGACACCCCAATCGGTCGGGTGGGAAGCCAGCCGCCTTGTCCTCGGCAAGCACTCCGGCCGTGCTGGCTTCACCGCGCGACTGCGCGAATTGGGCTATGGCGATCTGCCGCGGGAGCGCGTTGAAGAGCTGTATCAGCGTTTCATTGCCTTGTGCGATCGCAAGAAGACGGTGACCGACGCTGATCTCATTGCGATCGTCGAGGAGCAACTCTCGCAGGTTCCTGAGCGATATCAACTCCTCGGCTGGCGCGCTCATTCTGGTTCAGATGGACGGGCTGAAGCGTGGGTGAAGCTGAAGGTCGATGGCCAAGAACGCGAAGCCTCCGCAACCGGCAATGGCCAGATCGATGCGCTCTTTAAGGCAATCGACCGGCTCGTTGGCCACCAGTGTGAGCTTGAAGCGTTCCACATCGAGGCGGTTACCCCGGGGGAAGATGCGCAGGGAGAAGTGTCTGTACGCTTGCGCTGCGGTGAGGCTGTTTATAATGGCCGCGGCGTGGCAACGGACATTATCGAGGCGGGCATTAAGGCCTATCTGATGGCGTTAAACCGGTCGGCTTTAGTCACAACGGAGGTACGACGGTAG
- a CDS encoding MarR family winged helix-turn-helix transcriptional regulator — protein sequence MTIYDPAVRAQSRGAQVGIGLIRLSHTIRTMLADEAAMLGLTPTQAEALLFVRYTKPFLTSVGRLAEALGVTHATAVGIIDGLVRRGWMTRYTDARDRRVTLLNLTPDGEAVCQQLNQFGQRLEAALVHVDADALAMLERGLEALSQALQQTGYRVVVAEPCAGCHYFVENAAPDGPEPHWCQFFRRSLSDADTLLACPSYVPRPLDSTPSMLLPSSPNGGDGE from the coding sequence ATGACAATCTACGACCCTGCTGTACGCGCGCAATCGCGTGGCGCGCAGGTCGGTATCGGGCTCATCCGCTTGAGTCATACCATCCGAACGATGCTCGCGGATGAGGCTGCCATGCTTGGGTTAACGCCGACGCAAGCCGAGGCGTTGCTCTTCGTTCGCTACACCAAACCCTTCCTAACATCAGTCGGGAGGTTGGCTGAAGCGCTTGGGGTAACGCATGCAACGGCTGTTGGGATCATTGATGGTCTCGTGCGTCGCGGTTGGATGACGCGCTACACCGATGCGCGTGATCGCCGGGTGACGCTCCTGAATCTCACGCCGGACGGTGAAGCAGTCTGCCAGCAATTGAATCAGTTTGGGCAGCGGCTCGAAGCCGCGCTTGTCCACGTCGATGCTGATGCATTGGCGATGCTTGAGCGCGGACTAGAAGCGCTGAGCCAAGCGCTGCAGCAGACCGGCTATCGTGTCGTTGTTGCTGAGCCCTGTGCCGGATGCCACTATTTCGTTGAAAATGCCGCACCAGATGGCCCCGAGCCGCATTGGTGCCAGTTCTTCCGCCGGTCGCTGAGCGACGCGGATACGCTCTTGGCCTGTCCAAGTTATGTGCCACGACCTCTTGACAGCACTCCGTCAATGCTGTTACCATCTTCCCCAAATGGCGGAGATGGGGAGTAG
- a CDS encoding chloride channel protein, whose product MDHIALPTDFHRRLLTWIQQEQGLVRWSVLATAVGIAAGIGAIGFFWLLEQSTAIFLGHLVGYLPPAPFAEGNHPPLGSAVSWKLPLVVALGGLLSGLLVFSLAPEAEGHGTDAAIESFHFRDGKVRGRVIPVKVIASAITIGTGGSGGREGPTAQIAAGIGSLIAETLGLSPTDRRLLLATGMGAGIGAIFRAPLGGALLSAEILYLHDFEVEALFPALIASIVGYTIYSAWAGWEPIFGARPDLALTSWRELPAYGMLGLLCGLVGRIYATGFYTVQRLFGRLPLPRWAKPALGGLLVGGIGLVFPQVLGTGYGWVQLGMESSTALQFPIWLLLALPLLKILATALSIGSGGSGGIFGPGVVIGAFVGIAWWRLLDLVGGHAAASPAPYAIVGMMALFGSIAHAPLAVMLMVAEMTGNLSLLAPAMLAIGLASVVVGQQTIYRSQLPRRADSPAHRLQYTFPLLHGLSVRDAIQPAPLLLHGNTPLNDAARQLQVAHLPDALVIDEHGTLLGVVTLQEVHEAATHPDRGCVADITQAVHPLPATMPLDEALAVLLSRHRDWLPVIDATGTVLGILHADGILKTYRAASRRAVRQLHWMTSDRIMLEVTLPADSPLVGRAIRELSLPKHVLLIAVRRGGTLLLPRGETRLEAGDTITFVTERHHARTVLATFGLPEQALVTTLKESEL is encoded by the coding sequence GTGGACCACATTGCATTGCCAACGGACTTCCACCGGCGCTTGTTGACGTGGATTCAGCAGGAACAAGGTCTTGTCCGGTGGAGCGTGCTTGCAACCGCCGTCGGCATTGCAGCAGGGATCGGAGCAATTGGGTTTTTTTGGCTGCTTGAGCAGAGCACCGCTATCTTCCTCGGGCATCTTGTCGGCTATTTACCACCGGCTCCTTTCGCTGAGGGCAACCATCCACCTCTCGGCTCCGCGGTTTCATGGAAGCTCCCCCTTGTCGTAGCACTTGGCGGTCTCCTCAGTGGTCTCCTTGTCTTCTCTCTTGCTCCTGAAGCTGAAGGACATGGAACGGACGCAGCAATCGAATCCTTCCATTTTCGAGACGGAAAGGTTCGGGGGCGCGTCATCCCAGTCAAAGTGATCGCCTCGGCTATTACGATCGGCACCGGTGGATCGGGAGGACGTGAAGGACCAACGGCCCAAATTGCTGCTGGTATTGGTTCGCTGATTGCAGAGACCCTCGGCCTATCGCCAACCGATCGTCGCCTTCTTCTGGCTACTGGTATGGGGGCAGGCATTGGGGCAATCTTTCGCGCTCCCCTCGGAGGAGCACTGCTCTCCGCCGAGATCCTTTACTTGCACGACTTCGAAGTTGAAGCGTTGTTTCCAGCCCTTATTGCCTCCATCGTCGGCTACACGATCTACAGTGCATGGGCTGGGTGGGAGCCGATCTTCGGTGCACGTCCAGATCTGGCCCTCACGTCATGGCGTGAATTGCCTGCTTATGGCATGCTTGGCCTTCTTTGTGGCCTCGTCGGGCGGATATACGCAACTGGTTTCTACACTGTACAGCGGCTTTTCGGCCGCTTGCCTCTTCCACGGTGGGCCAAGCCCGCGCTTGGTGGCCTTCTCGTCGGCGGCATCGGGCTCGTGTTCCCACAAGTGCTGGGCACTGGTTATGGGTGGGTTCAACTAGGTATGGAATCGAGTACTGCCCTACAATTTCCGATCTGGCTCTTGCTCGCGCTGCCACTGCTCAAAATTCTTGCTACGGCACTCAGCATTGGCTCAGGCGGCTCGGGGGGCATCTTCGGTCCAGGAGTTGTGATCGGTGCATTTGTCGGGATCGCCTGGTGGCGGCTCCTCGACCTCGTTGGCGGGCATGCAGCAGCGAGCCCGGCTCCCTATGCAATTGTCGGCATGATGGCACTCTTCGGTAGCATCGCACACGCCCCTCTTGCGGTCATGCTCATGGTTGCCGAGATGACTGGCAATCTCTCGCTGCTTGCACCAGCAATGCTCGCGATTGGGCTAGCCAGCGTTGTCGTTGGACAACAGACGATCTACCGCAGTCAACTCCCGCGACGCGCCGACTCCCCGGCGCATCGATTGCAGTACACCTTTCCTCTCCTCCACGGCCTGTCTGTGCGTGACGCCATCCAGCCAGCTCCGCTACTGCTTCACGGTAATACCCCCCTCAATGACGCAGCACGGCAACTCCAAGTTGCTCATCTTCCCGATGCACTGGTCATTGATGAACATGGAACCTTGCTTGGAGTCGTCACGTTGCAAGAGGTCCATGAAGCTGCTACACATCCCGATAGAGGGTGCGTTGCAGACATTACGCAGGCAGTTCATCCACTCCCTGCAACGATGCCCCTCGATGAAGCACTGGCAGTGCTTCTCTCACGCCATCGCGACTGGCTCCCGGTCATCGACGCCACTGGAACCGTTCTCGGTATTTTGCACGCTGACGGCATCCTGAAGACGTACCGAGCGGCAAGCCGACGAGCAGTACGACAACTGCACTGGATGACCAGCGATCGTATTATGCTTGAGGTAACGTTGCCAGCCGATTCGCCTTTAGTCGGACGAGCTATCCGTGAACTCTCATTGCCGAAGCATGTCTTGCTTATCGCTGTACGCCGTGGGGGAACGCTGCTCCTGCCACGTGGAGAAACAAGACTTGAAGCAGGAGATACGATTACGTTTGTGACCGAGCGTCATCATGCAAGAACGGTTTTGGCGACGTTCGGGCTGCCAGAGCAAGCACTGGTGACGACACTCAAGGAGAGCGAACTGTGA